The Acipenser ruthenus unplaced genomic scaffold, fAciRut3.2 maternal haplotype, whole genome shotgun sequence genome contains the following window.
GTCGCTATCGTCAGTGAGGTATATCCTTACCTGTTACTCCAGCAATGGAGCAGCAGAACATGATGAATGGAGGCTGATGAGACGGGGATTAACCGCTCCTGCTCGCTGAGGACTGCAACTCCTCTCCGAGCCCATTCTGATTATCACTGGCGATCCCTCTCTAATCAAAAAAAGACGAAATTATtgcaatgcatttattatttattatcagtTCTATGCAtgcatgctgttttgtttctCGCAGTTGCTTTTGGTTATCTGCTAAATAATGCAATCATATTCGAACGTCGCTTTTCGCAAGGCGCTGTAAACGGATcagtgttataaaaaaaacagacaaaagggAAGCTACAAATCCTTACTGTTTGTGTTAGTTTATATACCGCTCTTTCAGTGTGCATTAGGCTCTTGTAATATTTTctcatcaatatatatatatatatatatatatatatatatatattagctcaaagagccagctgcccaacgtttcgatatgttgtacatatctttctcaagggagcctatATGCATTCCTACATAAAATGTACAGGGAGAAACACTtaagtatataatatatacattatatagttATTTTCTACAGTTTTTTTGTAATTCGTGTATAAACGGGCCTCGCATTTTAAGGGAGTCATTTAGTTCTCCTGTCTGGCAGCCTCTCTAGCTGTAATAAGGAGATTTCCGTTTCTGTGCGCCATTGTAAGCTGGTGACGCAGCgcggtctctgtggcgcaatcggttagcgcgttcggctgttaaccgaaaggttggtggttcaagcccacccagggacgggtctgtgtgtttttatttaaatttccttACGAAACGTGGAATagtccacaataataataataataataataataataataataataaagcagtattgAGAATAGCCGACTGGTTAATTAGCTTTTAACGAATATTCtttgatttttaattaatttgtaaacCCTTTAGTGTGTTAAGTACTGTTTTAGTTTGCAAGGAAAGCCCAACCTTGtcaaaaattgaattaaaaaaaaaaacggacaacagcctttttttaaaaaaaaaagaatttctgtttattttacaatCGAATTATCCAATATTTACAGCATGACTTAAAATAAACGAGAGAGAAAACAATATCAATTTaagaagaacaacaaaaaaaaacaccttgaacTTATGACGATttattaaataacacaaaatggtttattataaatgtaaaaacttAAGGCGGCGTGTTGGTGAATATTTCTCGCCCAGCTCTGGTCTCAGCGGTTCCAGTAATGGAAAGGAATTCCCTGGGCTAGACCGTCCGGGTCTCTCGGTGTCTCGGTGTTCAGAGACGCCTCGTAATACTGGGACGCGACCCGGCCATCGCACTCCGAACCCGGCCGGCTCCCTCTCAGCGTGTCGGCGGTTTGGAAGACCCGGAGCGGACCCAGCGGCGCTCGGCGAGGGCTCCAGGGCTGTGGCGCGCTTCTCTGACTCCTTTTAGGTAAATGTCGCGCTCTCCTGTTTTGAAACCACAcctggaagagagagagagagagagagagagagagagagagagagagagagagagagagagagagagagagagagagagagagagagagagagagagagagagagagagaggtaaatACAATGACACAAAAAGATACAGTAAAGTCCAGTTTGTGATTGATCTATTTAGAAAATAGATAGACCACAATATACGCctattgtattattgtgtgtgtgtgagagagagagttttaTCACTTGAATCACTTACAGTTTCTAGTTTGACaaataaaccaaattaaataatctatacaaaaaataaataaataaataaaggcgaACACGTGATTCTGAAAGTTTAAATAGCAAGGACTAGCAGATCGTTACGTCATTAACTAGCAGCCAGTGACATCACAAGCATAGCAATAGATTTCTATAGCAAATAAGCGACTGTGGTTGCCATGGTATCAAAAGCCTAGACGCACCTCCCCCCACCCTCACCCCGTCCGCCTTACCTGTACCCGAGACTCCGCAATCCCGGTGCTTTCGGACAGCTGGGTCCGCTTCTTGTAGTCCGGATACGGGTCTTTTTCGAAAGCGCTCCTCATGAATTTAGCCTGCTCTTTACTGAAAACGGTCTTTTTCCTCTTACGCCTCCCCGACTGGAACCTGCAAACCGGAGCGGCTCCGGATCCTGCGCTCGCGTTCCACAGCGTCGAGCCGGGTTCCGAATTCGCATTCCAATGATCCAAACTGCGTCCCGCTACCAGCGCGCCCTCTGGACTGCTTGGAGCTGTCaaataaagaatgaaaaaaaacacaccattatAGACTCCCGCATAGCAGGTGGACTATCTCCTTCTCTTCGTGAGATTGAATGTTGGGCTGATCCGCACACTCACCGTTAAAGGAGAACGCGTCTCCCCCTTGATCCGTCGCAAGCTCGCTGACTCCCCTAAAGTCCGGATAGCTGACCCCCGCATTGTAGTCGTCCTCCAGAGACAGAACTACGGCCAGAAACTCCTCCATTTCCCGGTCAAGATCCATTCCGTAGACC
Protein-coding sequences here:
- the LOC117967951 gene encoding homeobox protein MIXL1-like codes for the protein MDLDREMEEFLAVVLSLEDDYNAGVSYPDFRGVSELATDQGGDAFSFNAPSSPEGALVAGRSLDHWNANSEPGSTLWNASAGSGAAPVCRFQSGRRKRKKTVFSKEQAKFMRSAFEKDPYPDYKKRTQLSESTGIAESRVQVWFQNRRARHLPKRSQRSAPQPWSPRRAPLGPLRVFQTADTLRGSRPGSECDGRVASQYYEASLNTETPRDPDGLAQGIPFHYWNR